In Burkholderia gladioli, a genomic segment contains:
- a CDS encoding lysozyme inhibitor LprI family protein yields MPYLSCLARLRPGTLRAAGLALMPLLIALPLAAQAASFDCKQARQADERAICASRALSEQDVEMSVRYEMLMGLVAMGTRGDMGEAQQQWLKRRARCGASQSCLATAYRERIDALKQQYRQLQSRGPF; encoded by the coding sequence ATGCCCTATCTCTCTTGCCTTGCCCGCCTTCGCCCCGGCACGCTGCGCGCGGCCGGCCTCGCGCTGATGCCGCTGTTGATCGCCCTGCCCCTGGCCGCCCAGGCCGCCAGCTTCGATTGCAAGCAAGCCAGGCAGGCCGACGAGCGCGCGATCTGCGCCTCGCGCGCGCTCAGCGAGCAGGATGTGGAGATGTCGGTGCGCTACGAGATGCTGATGGGGCTGGTGGCGATGGGCACCCGCGGCGACATGGGCGAGGCGCAGCAGCAGTGGCTCAAGCGCCGCGCGCGTTGCGGCGCTTCGCAGTCCTGCCTGGCCACCGCCTATCGCGAGCGGATCGACGCGCTCAAGCAGCAGTATCGGCAATTGCAGAGCCGCGGGCCGTTCTGA
- a CDS encoding winged helix-turn-helix transcriptional regulator, with protein sequence MKRKSLAGMDCAVALALEQVGEWWSLLILRDAMQGSTRFEQFRESLEISPTMLSKRLSDLVEGGLLERVRSTPESSRDEYRVTAKGRGLAPVLITLFAWGRRHVKGHPWGVDFVDRETGKAVDPVLIDRHTGKVLSRETHAFVPGRHASETTLKRLKTLAELDEAN encoded by the coding sequence ATGAAACGGAAGAGCTTGGCCGGAATGGATTGCGCGGTGGCGCTGGCGCTGGAGCAGGTCGGCGAATGGTGGAGCCTGCTGATCCTGCGCGACGCGATGCAGGGCTCGACGCGCTTCGAGCAGTTTCGCGAGAGCCTCGAGATCTCGCCCACCATGCTGTCCAAGCGCCTGTCCGATCTGGTGGAGGGCGGCCTGCTCGAGCGCGTGCGCAGCACGCCCGAATCGAGCCGCGACGAGTATCGCGTGACGGCCAAGGGGCGCGGGCTCGCGCCGGTGCTGATCACCTTGTTCGCCTGGGGGCGCCGCCACGTCAAGGGCCATCCCTGGGGCGTCGATTTCGTCGATCGCGAAACCGGCAAGGCCGTCGATCCGGTGCTGATCGACCGTCATACCGGCAAGGTGCTGAGCCGCGAGACGCATGCCTTCGTGCCGGGACGCCATGCGTCCGAGACCACGCTCAAGCGCCTGAAGACGCTCGCCGAACTCGACGAGGCGAACTGA
- a CDS encoding AraC family transcriptional regulator — protein sequence MPSPNGNRPNQARLWREPGFADAELLSASYRTHRFPRHAHDAFAIGVIERGAQAFLDGRGRRAIMPAGRLCVINPGQLHEGRPAGEDGWDYRMAYIPSQALLELLRRADEGFRGELHFPELVIDDAPTLRLFLEAHRCSESSDASRLEKTSRLNAAVFQLIGRHASLAPTPPAAALPGAVKRARDYLDAHLAENPTLDTLAGAAGMSPYHLLREFRKAIGVAPHAWLVQRRVERARHLLLRGLPLRQVAIEVGYCDQGHLSREFRRFFGVPPGLARR from the coding sequence ATGCCCTCCCCGAACGGCAACCGCCCCAACCAGGCCAGGCTCTGGCGCGAGCCCGGTTTCGCCGACGCGGAACTGCTCAGCGCCAGCTACCGCACCCACCGCTTCCCGCGCCACGCGCACGACGCGTTCGCGATCGGCGTGATCGAGCGCGGCGCGCAGGCCTTCCTCGATGGACGCGGCCGGCGCGCGATCATGCCGGCCGGCAGGCTGTGCGTGATCAATCCGGGGCAGCTTCACGAAGGGCGGCCGGCCGGCGAGGATGGCTGGGACTACCGCATGGCCTATATCCCGAGCCAGGCCCTGCTCGAGCTGCTGCGGCGGGCCGACGAAGGCTTTCGCGGCGAACTGCATTTCCCCGAGCTGGTGATCGACGACGCGCCTACGCTGCGCCTGTTCCTCGAAGCGCATCGCTGCTCCGAATCGTCCGACGCGAGCCGGCTGGAAAAGACCTCACGCCTGAACGCCGCCGTGTTCCAGCTGATCGGCCGGCACGCCAGCCTGGCGCCGACGCCGCCCGCGGCGGCCCTGCCCGGCGCCGTGAAGCGCGCCCGCGACTACCTCGATGCCCACCTGGCCGAGAACCCCACGCTCGACACGCTGGCCGGGGCCGCCGGCATGAGCCCATATCACCTGCTGCGCGAATTCCGCAAGGCGATCGGCGTGGCGCCGCATGCCTGGCTGGTGCAGCGCCGCGTCGAGCGCGCGCGTCACCTGCTGCTGCGCGGCCTGCCGTTGCGGCAGGTGGCGATCGAGGTCGGCTATTGCGACCAGGGCCACCTGAGCCGAGAATTCCGCCGCTTCTTCGGCGTGCCGCCCGGCCTCGCTCGCCGCTGA
- a CDS encoding MarR family winged helix-turn-helix transcriptional regulator, with translation MFTDCYCTQFRRSANALTSVYDDALRPAGLKITQFSLLRALERLGAATYTEIAAEAALDKTTISRNLKILIEAGWVDTSADEDARFKVARLSKRGIAKLRGAEPYWREAQDKVEDEVRKFMKGPANKRLLQALESLQQAASDAK, from the coding sequence ATGTTCACCGACTGCTACTGCACGCAATTCCGGCGCTCGGCCAATGCGCTGACCAGCGTCTACGACGACGCGCTGCGTCCCGCCGGCCTCAAGATCACGCAATTCTCCCTGCTGCGCGCGCTGGAGCGGCTCGGTGCGGCCACCTACACCGAGATCGCCGCCGAGGCCGCGCTCGACAAGACCACCATCTCCCGCAACCTGAAGATCCTGATCGAGGCCGGCTGGGTCGATACCTCGGCCGACGAGGACGCGCGCTTCAAGGTTGCCCGGCTCAGCAAGCGCGGCATCGCCAAGCTGCGCGGCGCCGAGCCTTACTGGCGCGAGGCGCAGGACAAGGTCGAGGACGAGGTGCGCAAGTTCATGAAGGGCCCCGCCAACAAGCGCCTGCTGCAGGCGCTCGAATCCCTGCAGCAGGCCGCCAGCGACGCGAAGTAG
- a CDS encoding threonine aldolase family protein, whose amino-acid sequence MIDLRSDTCSRPTSAMREAIASAEVGDDVYGDDPSVKALEREVAELLGKEDAVYMVTGTMTNQVGIRAHTEPGDAVLFDQQAHVYILEGGAPAAISGVLPRLLPGQRGIFTPEDVANVLGVSHRFFPATIPAPPKLLCLENTHNLGGGKVWPLDSLKAVCELARSRGLALHLDGARLWHATAATGIAESEYARHFDSVSVCFSKGLGAPVGSALAGSREFIARARRFKQQIGGGFRQAGMIAAGALHALRHHRERLGEDHEHARLLAEGIASLPGIALDPATVETNIVRFGVSSLPAGRFVDELHARGLHVLPSGTDGVRAIPYLNITRRQIQEAIGIIASVAEAHAGSAGTMGGRAVQAGGAGY is encoded by the coding sequence ATGATCGATCTGCGCAGCGATACCTGCAGCCGCCCCACGTCCGCCATGCGCGAGGCGATCGCCTCGGCCGAGGTGGGCGACGACGTCTATGGCGACGACCCGAGCGTCAAGGCGCTGGAGCGCGAAGTCGCCGAATTGCTCGGCAAGGAGGATGCCGTCTACATGGTGACCGGCACCATGACCAACCAGGTCGGCATCCGCGCGCATACCGAGCCCGGCGACGCGGTGCTGTTCGACCAGCAGGCGCATGTCTACATCCTCGAAGGCGGCGCCCCGGCCGCGATCTCGGGCGTGCTGCCGCGCCTGCTGCCCGGCCAACGCGGCATCTTCACGCCGGAGGACGTGGCAAACGTGCTCGGCGTGTCGCATCGCTTCTTCCCGGCCACCATTCCGGCGCCGCCGAAGCTGCTGTGCCTGGAGAACACGCACAACCTCGGCGGCGGCAAGGTCTGGCCGCTCGACTCGCTGAAGGCCGTCTGCGAGCTGGCGCGCTCGCGCGGCCTCGCGCTGCACCTGGACGGCGCCCGGCTCTGGCACGCGACGGCCGCCACCGGCATTGCGGAAAGCGAATACGCGAGGCACTTCGATTCGGTCAGCGTGTGTTTCTCGAAGGGATTGGGCGCGCCGGTCGGTTCGGCGCTGGCCGGCTCGCGCGAGTTCATCGCGCGGGCGCGCCGCTTCAAGCAGCAGATCGGCGGAGGCTTCCGGCAGGCCGGCATGATCGCGGCCGGCGCGCTGCATGCGCTGCGCCATCATCGCGAGCGGCTGGGCGAGGATCACGAACATGCGCGGCTGCTGGCCGAAGGCATCGCCAGCCTGCCCGGCATCGCGCTCGATCCCGCCACGGTGGAAACCAATATCGTGCGCTTCGGCGTCAGCTCGCTGCCGGCCGGGCGCTTCGTCGACGAACTGCATGCGCGCGGTCTGCATGTGCTGCCGTCCGGCACCGACGGCGTGCGCGCGATTCCCTACCTGAACATCACCCGCCGGCAGATCCAGGAAGCGATCGGCATCATCGCCTCGGTGGCCGAGGCCCACGCGGGCAGCGCCGGCACGATGGGCGGCCGAGCCGTGCAGGCGGGTGGCGCAGGGTACTGA
- a CDS encoding thiolase family protein translates to MTLNREIILAAPLRTAIGTFNGTLKDIPATDLGAHVIKAVLAQTGVDPSKLGSVVLGNVVQAGNRMNPARQASVNGGVPVAVPALTVNRVCGSGAQAIVSAAQEVLLGTAEAAIAGGMENMDRAPYLLAGARRGYRMGDATMQDSVLLDGLLDAFSGEHSGWHTEDLVAEHHVTREDQDRWAARSQQRFAEAQRAGHFAAEIVPLDVKAGKQQIEFVQDEHNRPDTTQEKLAQLRPAFRKDGTITAGNAPGLNTGAAAMLVADRAFAEKQGIEPLARLVAWGVAGVEPGQFGYGPVPAVRQALSRAGWSIGDIEAIEINEAFAAVPIVALRALGLAEDIVNSEGGAVAHGHPIGATGAILATRLIHAMRRRGQRRGVVTLCIGGGQGIALALETL, encoded by the coding sequence GTGACCCTCAACCGTGAAATCATCCTGGCCGCGCCGCTGCGCACCGCCATCGGCACCTTCAACGGCACCCTCAAGGACATTCCCGCCACCGATCTCGGCGCCCACGTGATCAAGGCGGTGCTGGCGCAGACCGGCGTCGATCCTTCGAAACTGGGCAGCGTGGTGCTCGGCAACGTGGTGCAGGCCGGCAATCGCATGAACCCGGCGCGCCAGGCCTCGGTCAACGGCGGCGTGCCGGTGGCGGTGCCGGCGCTGACGGTCAACCGCGTCTGCGGCTCGGGCGCCCAGGCGATCGTCTCGGCCGCGCAGGAGGTGCTGCTGGGCACCGCCGAGGCCGCGATCGCCGGCGGCATGGAGAACATGGACCGCGCGCCCTATCTGCTGGCCGGCGCGCGCCGCGGCTACCGGATGGGCGACGCGACCATGCAGGACAGCGTGCTGCTCGACGGCCTGCTCGACGCCTTCTCGGGCGAGCATTCGGGCTGGCATACCGAGGACCTGGTCGCCGAGCACCACGTGACGCGCGAGGACCAGGACCGCTGGGCGGCGCGCTCGCAGCAGCGTTTCGCCGAGGCGCAGCGCGCAGGCCATTTCGCGGCCGAGATCGTGCCGCTGGACGTCAAGGCCGGCAAGCAGCAGATCGAATTCGTGCAGGACGAGCACAACCGCCCGGATACCACCCAGGAGAAGCTCGCCCAGCTTCGCCCGGCCTTCCGCAAGGACGGCACCATCACGGCCGGCAACGCGCCGGGCCTGAACACCGGCGCCGCGGCGATGCTGGTGGCCGATCGCGCCTTCGCCGAGAAGCAGGGCATCGAGCCGCTCGCCCGGCTGGTGGCCTGGGGCGTGGCCGGCGTCGAGCCGGGCCAGTTCGGCTACGGGCCGGTGCCGGCGGTGCGCCAGGCGCTGTCGCGCGCGGGCTGGAGCATCGGCGACATCGAGGCGATCGAGATCAACGAGGCCTTCGCGGCGGTGCCGATCGTGGCGCTGCGCGCGCTGGGCCTGGCCGAGGACATCGTCAACAGCGAGGGCGGCGCGGTGGCTCATGGACACCCGATCGGCGCGACTGGCGCGATCCTCGCCACGCGGCTGATCCACGCGATGCGCCGGCGCGGCCAGCGGCGCGGCGTGGTCACGCTCTGCATCGGCGGCGGGCAGGGCATCGCGCTGGCGCTCGAGACGCTGTAA
- the argG gene encoding argininosuccinate synthase — translation MTTILESLPTGQKVGIAFSGGLDTSAALHWMRIKGAVPYAYTANLGQPDEADYDAIPQRAREYGAENARLIDCRAQLVAEGIAALQSGAFHISTAGVTYFNTTPIGRAVTGTMLVAAMKEDGVNIWGDGSTYKGNDIERFYRYGLLVNPDLKIYKPWLDQQFIDELGGRAEMSEFMNKAGFGYKMSAEKAYSTDSNLLGATHEAKDLESLESGIKIVNPIMGVAFWRDDVKIAAEEVTVRFEEGRPVALNGVEYADQVELLLEANRIGGRHGLGMSDQIENRIIEAKSRGIYEAPGLALLYIAYERLVTGIHNEDTIEQYRESGRRLGRLLYQGRWFDPQAIMLRETAQRWVARAITGEVKIELRRGNDYSILSTISPNLTYAPERLSMEKVASTFSPRDRIGQLTMRNLDITDTRDKLRVYSQVGLLTPGEASALPQIKQDEKAGK, via the coding sequence GATTCTTGAAAGTCTCCCGACCGGCCAGAAGGTCGGCATCGCCTTCTCCGGCGGTCTCGATACCAGCGCCGCGCTGCACTGGATGCGGATCAAGGGCGCCGTGCCTTACGCCTACACCGCGAACCTCGGCCAGCCCGACGAGGCCGACTACGACGCGATCCCGCAACGCGCCCGCGAATACGGCGCCGAGAACGCCCGCCTGATCGATTGCCGCGCGCAACTGGTGGCCGAGGGGATCGCCGCCCTGCAATCGGGCGCCTTCCATATCTCGACGGCCGGCGTCACGTATTTCAATACGACCCCGATTGGCCGCGCCGTGACCGGCACCATGCTGGTGGCCGCCATGAAGGAAGACGGCGTCAACATCTGGGGCGACGGCAGCACCTACAAGGGCAACGACATCGAGCGCTTCTACCGCTACGGCCTGCTGGTCAACCCGGACCTGAAGATCTACAAGCCCTGGCTGGACCAGCAGTTCATCGACGAGCTGGGCGGCCGCGCCGAGATGTCGGAGTTCATGAACAAGGCCGGCTTCGGCTACAAGATGTCGGCCGAGAAGGCCTATTCGACCGATTCGAACCTGCTGGGCGCCACCCACGAGGCCAAGGACCTGGAAAGCCTGGAATCGGGCATCAAGATCGTCAACCCGATCATGGGCGTGGCGTTCTGGCGCGACGACGTGAAGATCGCCGCCGAGGAAGTGACGGTGCGCTTCGAGGAAGGCCGCCCGGTCGCGCTGAACGGCGTGGAATACGCCGACCAGGTCGAGCTGCTGCTGGAAGCCAACCGCATCGGCGGCCGCCACGGCCTGGGCATGAGCGACCAGATCGAGAACCGCATCATCGAGGCCAAGAGCCGCGGCATCTACGAAGCCCCGGGCCTGGCGCTGCTCTACATCGCCTACGAGCGCCTGGTCACCGGCATCCACAACGAGGACACCATCGAGCAGTACCGCGAGAGCGGCCGCCGCCTCGGTCGCCTGCTGTACCAGGGCCGCTGGTTCGATCCGCAGGCCATCATGCTGCGCGAGACGGCCCAGCGCTGGGTGGCGCGCGCGATCACCGGCGAGGTGAAGATCGAGCTGCGTCGCGGCAACGATTATTCGATCCTCAGCACGATCTCGCCGAACCTGACCTACGCGCCGGAGCGCCTGTCGATGGAGAAGGTCGCCTCGACCTTCTCGCCGCGCGACCGGATCGGCCAGCTGACGATGCGCAACCTCGACATCACCGATACGCGCGACAAGCTGCGCGTGTACTCGCAGGTCGGGCTGCTGACGCCGGGCGAGGCGTCGGCCCTGCCGCAGATCAAGCAGGACGAGAAGGCCGGCAAGTAA
- a CDS encoding DUF779 domain-containing protein, protein MSELPQRVVATDAARKLIQTLSEKHGKLMFHQSGGCCDGSAPMCLQDGELIIGGSDVCLGSIEGMSFYMSDSQYESWKHTQLIVDVIPGNGGMFSLEQPTGMRFLTRSRLFSDEELQQLGMRR, encoded by the coding sequence ATGTCCGAACTGCCGCAACGCGTCGTTGCCACCGACGCGGCCCGCAAGCTGATCCAGACGCTCAGCGAGAAGCACGGCAAGCTGATGTTCCACCAGTCGGGCGGCTGCTGCGACGGCAGCGCGCCGATGTGCCTTCAGGATGGCGAACTGATCATAGGCGGCTCCGACGTCTGCCTCGGGTCGATCGAGGGCATGTCCTTCTACATGAGCGACAGCCAGTACGAATCCTGGAAGCACACGCAACTGATCGTCGACGTGATTCCCGGCAACGGCGGCATGTTCTCGCTGGAGCAACCGACCGGCATGCGCTTCCTGACGCGTTCGCGGCTGTTCAGCGACGAGGAATTGCAGCAGCTCGGGATGCGCCGCTGA
- a CDS encoding tautomerase family protein — translation MPTYVVSAAAGRLDAQQKARIAAGITEAHSRATGAQGFFAQVIFVPIAEGDHFLGGRPLKSDQIHVNGQIRAGRNAEQKRRLLDAIVELVTRAAQAEPRAVWVYIADVPPSQMVEYGRVLPEPGEEANWLQAMPDEDRAYLVGIGQ, via the coding sequence ATGCCAACCTATGTCGTATCGGCGGCGGCAGGCCGCCTCGACGCGCAGCAGAAGGCGCGGATCGCGGCCGGCATCACCGAGGCGCACAGCCGGGCCACCGGCGCGCAGGGCTTTTTCGCGCAGGTGATCTTCGTGCCGATCGCCGAGGGCGATCACTTCCTCGGCGGCCGTCCCTTGAAGTCGGACCAGATCCACGTGAACGGGCAGATCCGTGCGGGCCGCAACGCCGAGCAGAAGCGGCGCCTGCTCGACGCGATCGTCGAGCTCGTGACGCGCGCCGCGCAGGCCGAGCCGCGCGCCGTCTGGGTGTACATTGCCGATGTGCCGCCTTCGCAGATGGTCGAGTACGGCAGGGTACTGCCCGAGCCCGGCGAGGAGGCGAACTGGCTGCAGGCCATGCCCGACGAGGATCGCGCCTATCTCGTCGGCATCGGCCAGTGA